Within the Gracilinema caldarium DSM 7334 genome, the region TTAAAGTGGGAGCTGTAGATATCGTATTGCCGTTACCCAAGATTGCCTTGGAAGTTTTGAGAAGGGCTTATTAAATTAAGATGGCTATTTATATTTGATAAAATGATCAAAATGTTTCATACTAAAGGTTGTAGTGAAGGGGGATTTTCATGGCTAAGCGAATTTTGGTGGTAGATGATTCTGCAGCAATTCGGCAGAGTATTACCTATGTATTGCAACAGGGCGGCTATGAAGTAATCGAGGCCAAGGATGGTCAGGATGGCTTGGATACTTTAAACACTATTCAGCCACCAGATTTAATCATTACCGATGTTAATATGCCTAATTTAGATGGAATTGGATTTATCCGCCGTGTTCGTGACCAGATTAAAATGAAATTTATACCAATTGTAGTACTTACCACTGAATCTCAGGGGGACAAAATGAATGAAGGGAAAGAAGCCGGTGCAACCGCTTGGATCGTAAAACCCTTTAATGCGGACAAATTATTAGCAGTAGTGAAAAAGGTCATAGGTACGGCTTAATATGGCAGAACAATATTTAACTTTTGATATACAGAATGAACGCTATGGAATATTAGTAAGCCAAGTTGAAGTTGTATTGGAAATGTTGCCTATAACGAGAGTGCCAAACAGTGCCCCTTCTATATTAGGTGTGATTAATCATAGGGGATCGGTAGTCCCTGTGTTGGATTTACGCCCTATCTTCG harbors:
- a CDS encoding response regulator → MAKRILVVDDSAAIRQSITYVLQQGGYEVIEAKDGQDGLDTLNTIQPPDLIITDVNMPNLDGIGFIRRVRDQIKMKFIPIVVLTTESQGDKMNEGKEAGATAWIVKPFNADKLLAVVKKVIGTA